From a single Carassius carassius chromosome 8, fCarCar2.1, whole genome shotgun sequence genomic region:
- the rnf19a gene encoding E3 ubiquitin-protein ligase RNF19A isoform X1 yields the protein MKCFYADDLKDQVEIQPGDSKQTRVSQLELPGSREQIAETSPPCLNTSRSPLKTLSPLPSLSPPSPSSPSVLPVEAPQSSGNHSASSGEMSLQQQQGSERDLPSAASSVSLPSVRKTPKKRRISLRSLFRRRCGDPKSRKSRALAAAVDGIASVESAHSEMCQQQDPASALSAPGVASTSSSSSSSSASTAELLECPLCLLLHTRDRFPDIMTCHHRSCADCLRQYLRIEISESRVNISCPECSERYNPHDIRMILNDRVLMEKYEEFMLRRWLVADPDCRWCPAPDCGYAVIAFGCASCPKITCGREGCGTEFCYHCKQLWHPNQTCDAARQQRAQSLRLRPFRSSSLSYSQESGAAADDIKPCPRCAAYIIKMNDGSCNHMTCAVCGCEFCWLCMKEISDLHYLSPSGCTFWGKKPWSRKKKILWQLGTLVGAPVGIALIAGIAVPAMIIGIPVYVGRKIHNRYEGKDTSKHKRNLVIAGGVTLSVIVSPVVAAVTVGIGVPIMLAYVYGVVPISLCRSGGCGVSAGNGKGVRIEFDDENDMNVGTGAAVTDTTSVAETRHNPSIGEGSVGGLTGSLSASGSHMERIGAMRDNLSENASTMALAGASITGSLSGSAMVNCFNRLEVQADVQKERCSLSGESGTVSLGTISDNASTKAMAGSILNAYLPLDSRDGNSMEVQVDVESKRGKLRHHSGSSSMDDGSSGGHGASVCPSECPHEGKCVTCRWAKEPSSTSSSSSGKKSKGKLRKKSGGTKINEAREDMDAQLLERRSTNSSELDSPSLSGSLPSVADSHSSHFSEFSCSDLDACRPPCYESHIRHPNTGGAVSPLPEVENDRLENCPASGTLPQAAVAPLTPDGAAERPLCYIAEENVSLICAADTGQSSSKERNNNLPQPTSPVRNACVQTEI from the exons ATCAGGTGGAGATCCAGCCTGGTGACTCCAAACAGACCCGTGTGTCCCAGCTTGAGCTGCCTGGATCAAGGGAGCAGATCGCAGAGACTTCACCGCCATGTCTTAACACCTCACGCTCCCCTCTGAAAACCCTGTCCCCCCTtccctctctctcccctccctcccccTCATCCCCCTCTGTCCTCCCTGTAGAAGCTCCCCAGTCCTCTGGAAACCACAGTGCCTCCTCTGGAGAAATGAGTCTGCAGCAGCAGCAGGGGTCTGAGCGGGACCTTCCCTCCGCCGCCTCATCCGTCAGTCTGCCCTCTGTACGAAAGACACCTAAAAAGCGGCGCATCTCACTGCGCTCTCTGTTCCGCCGGCGCTGCGGTGACCCCAAATCCCGCAAGTCACGTGCACTGGCCGCCGCAGTGGATGGCATCGCCAGTGTGGAGAGCGCTCACTCGGAAATGTGCCAGCAGCAGGATCCCGCCTCGGCGCTGTCTGCACCCGGTGTGGCCTCCACCTCATCTTCCTCGTCCTCATCCTCAGCCTCCACCGCTGAACTGCTGGAGTGCCCGCTGTGCCTGCTGCTCCACACCAGAGACCGCTTCCCTGACATCATGACATGCCACCACCGCTCCTGTGCCGACTGCCTCCGACAGTATCTGCGCATCGAGATCTCTGAGAGCAGGGTCAACATCAGCTGCCCAGAGTGCTCGGAGCGATACAACCCCCACGACATCCGCATGATCCTCAACGACCGTGTGCTCATGGAGAAATATGAGGAGTTCATGCTGCGCCGCTGGCTGGTGGCCGACCCTGACTGCCGCTGGTGCCCTGCTCCAGACTGCGG GTATGCAGTCATTGCCTTCGGCTGTGCCAGCTGTCCAAAGATCACGTGTGGTCGTGAGGGCTGTGGGACTGAGTTCTGTTACCACTGTAAACAGCTGTGGCACCCAAATCAGACCTGTGACGCGGCCCGACAGCAGAGAGCTCAGAGTCTGCGGCTGAGACCCTTCAGATCCTCATCACTCAGCTACAGCCAGGAGAGCGGCGCTGCTG CTGATGACATAAAGCCATGTCCCCGCTGTGCGGCCTACATCATCAAGATGAACGATGGGAGCTGTAATCACATGACCTGCGCTGTGTGCGGCTGTGAATTCTGCTGGCTGTGTATGAAGGAGATCTCTGACCTGCACTACTTGAG TCCTTCAGGATGCACGTTCTGGGGTAAGAAGCCTTGGAGCAGGAAGAAGAAAATCCTGTGGCAGTTGGGCACTCTTGTGGGCGCTCCGGTCGGCATTGCACTGATTGCTGGCATTGCCGTACCTGCAATGATCATTGGGATTCCTGTGTATGTGGGCAGAAAG ATTCATAATCGTTATGAGGGGAAAGACACCTCCAAGCACAAGAGGAACCTGGTCATAGCTGGCGGGGTGACGTTATCCGTGATCGTGTCTCCGGTGGTTGCTGCCGTCACTGTTG GTATTGGAGTGCCCATCATGTTGGCGTACGTCTACGGTGTGGTGCCCATCTCTCTGTGCCGCAGCGGTGGTTGTGGTGTGTCTGCAGGGAATGGTAAAGGTGTGCGCATCGAGTTCGATGACGAGAACGACATGAACGTGGGCACTGGAGCTGCTGTGACTG ACACCACTTCGGTAGCAGAGACCAGGCATAACCCCAGTATCGGCGAGGGCAGTGTGGGGGGTCTGACGGGCAGCCTGAGTGCTAGCGGGAGCCACATGGAGCGTATTGGAGCAATGAGAGACAACCTGAGCGAGAACGCCAGCACTATGGCCCTCGCCGGGGCCAGCATCACTGGTAGCTTGTCAGGAAGTGCCATGGTCAACTGCTTTAACAG GTTGGAGGTTCAAGCTGATGTTCAAAAGGAGCGCTGCAGTCTGAGCGGGGAGTCTGGCACCGTCAGTCTGGGGACAATCAGTGACAACGCTAGCACCAAAGCCATGGCTGGGTCCATTCTCAACGCCTACCTGCCTCTGGACAG CAGGGATGGGAACAGTATGGAGGTGCAGGTGGATGTGGAGTCCAAGCGAGGGAAGCTCAGGCACCACAGCGGCAGCAGCAGTATGGACGACGGCAGCAGCGGAGGACACGGGGCCAGCGTTTGCCCCTCTGAGTGTCCCCACGAGGGCAAGTGCGTTACCTGTCGCTGGGCCAAGGAGCCGTCATCcacttcctcctcttcctctggcAAGAAGAGCAAAGGCAAGCTGCGCAAAAAGAGCGGCGGAACCAAGATCAACGAGGCGCGTGAAGACATGGACGCCCAGCTGCTGGAGCGCCGCAGCACCAACTCCAGCGAGTTAGACTCACCCTCTCTGAGCGGCAGCCTGCCGTCTGTGGCCGACTCTCACTCCAGCCACTTCTCAGAGTTCAGCTGCTCCGACCTGGACGCCTGCAGACCGCCCTGCTACGAGTCTCACATCCGACATCCCAACACGGGCGGAGCGGTCAGCCCGCTTCCAGAGGTCGAGAACGACCGGCTGGAGAACTGTCCTGCTTCTGGGACCCTCCCTCAAGCAGCGGTCGCCCCTCTAACCCCTGACGGGGCGGCAGAGCGCCCGCTATGCTACATTGCAGAGGAGAATGTGAGTTTAATATGCGCGGCTGATACGGGCCAGAGCTCGTCTAAAGAACGCAATAACAACCTTCCTCAGCCGACTAGCCCTGTGCGTAACGCATGCGTTCAGACAGAGATCTAA
- the rnf19a gene encoding E3 ubiquitin-protein ligase RNF19A isoform X2 — MKCFYADDLKDQVEIQPGDSKQTRVSQLELPGSREQIAETSPPCLNTSRSPLKTLSPLPSLSPPSPSSPSVLPVEAPQSSGNHSASSGEMSLQQQQGSERDLPSAASSVSLPSVRKTPKKRRISLRSLFRRRCGDPKSRKSRALAAAVDGIASVESAHSEMCQQQDPASALSAPGVASTSSSSSSSSASTAELLECPLCLLLHTRDRFPDIMTCHHRSCADCLRQYLRIEISESRVNISCPECSERYNPHDIRMILNDRVLMEKYEEFMLRRWLVADPDCRWCPAPDCGYAVIAFGCASCPKITCGREGCGTEFCYHCKQLWHPNQTCDAARQQRAQSLRLRPFRSSSLSYSQESGAAADDIKPCPRCAAYIIKMNDGSCNHMTCAVCGCEFCWLCMKEISDLHYLSPSGCTFWGKKPWSRKKKILWQLGTLVGAPVGIALIAGIAVPAMIIGIPVYVGRKIHNRYEGKDTSKHKRNLVIAGGVTLSVIVSPVVAAVTVGIGVPIMLAYVYGVVPISLCRSGGCGVSAGNGKGVRIEFDDENDMNVGTGAAVTDTTSVAETRHNPSIGEGSVGGLTGSLSASGSHMERIGAMRDNLSENASTMALAGASITGSLSGSAMVNCFNRLEVQADVQKERCSLSGESGTVSLGTISDNASTKAMAGSILNAYLPLDRDGNSMEVQVDVESKRGKLRHHSGSSSMDDGSSGGHGASVCPSECPHEGKCVTCRWAKEPSSTSSSSSGKKSKGKLRKKSGGTKINEAREDMDAQLLERRSTNSSELDSPSLSGSLPSVADSHSSHFSEFSCSDLDACRPPCYESHIRHPNTGGAVSPLPEVENDRLENCPASGTLPQAAVAPLTPDGAAERPLCYIAEENVSLICAADTGQSSSKERNNNLPQPTSPVRNACVQTEI, encoded by the exons ATCAGGTGGAGATCCAGCCTGGTGACTCCAAACAGACCCGTGTGTCCCAGCTTGAGCTGCCTGGATCAAGGGAGCAGATCGCAGAGACTTCACCGCCATGTCTTAACACCTCACGCTCCCCTCTGAAAACCCTGTCCCCCCTtccctctctctcccctccctcccccTCATCCCCCTCTGTCCTCCCTGTAGAAGCTCCCCAGTCCTCTGGAAACCACAGTGCCTCCTCTGGAGAAATGAGTCTGCAGCAGCAGCAGGGGTCTGAGCGGGACCTTCCCTCCGCCGCCTCATCCGTCAGTCTGCCCTCTGTACGAAAGACACCTAAAAAGCGGCGCATCTCACTGCGCTCTCTGTTCCGCCGGCGCTGCGGTGACCCCAAATCCCGCAAGTCACGTGCACTGGCCGCCGCAGTGGATGGCATCGCCAGTGTGGAGAGCGCTCACTCGGAAATGTGCCAGCAGCAGGATCCCGCCTCGGCGCTGTCTGCACCCGGTGTGGCCTCCACCTCATCTTCCTCGTCCTCATCCTCAGCCTCCACCGCTGAACTGCTGGAGTGCCCGCTGTGCCTGCTGCTCCACACCAGAGACCGCTTCCCTGACATCATGACATGCCACCACCGCTCCTGTGCCGACTGCCTCCGACAGTATCTGCGCATCGAGATCTCTGAGAGCAGGGTCAACATCAGCTGCCCAGAGTGCTCGGAGCGATACAACCCCCACGACATCCGCATGATCCTCAACGACCGTGTGCTCATGGAGAAATATGAGGAGTTCATGCTGCGCCGCTGGCTGGTGGCCGACCCTGACTGCCGCTGGTGCCCTGCTCCAGACTGCGG GTATGCAGTCATTGCCTTCGGCTGTGCCAGCTGTCCAAAGATCACGTGTGGTCGTGAGGGCTGTGGGACTGAGTTCTGTTACCACTGTAAACAGCTGTGGCACCCAAATCAGACCTGTGACGCGGCCCGACAGCAGAGAGCTCAGAGTCTGCGGCTGAGACCCTTCAGATCCTCATCACTCAGCTACAGCCAGGAGAGCGGCGCTGCTG CTGATGACATAAAGCCATGTCCCCGCTGTGCGGCCTACATCATCAAGATGAACGATGGGAGCTGTAATCACATGACCTGCGCTGTGTGCGGCTGTGAATTCTGCTGGCTGTGTATGAAGGAGATCTCTGACCTGCACTACTTGAG TCCTTCAGGATGCACGTTCTGGGGTAAGAAGCCTTGGAGCAGGAAGAAGAAAATCCTGTGGCAGTTGGGCACTCTTGTGGGCGCTCCGGTCGGCATTGCACTGATTGCTGGCATTGCCGTACCTGCAATGATCATTGGGATTCCTGTGTATGTGGGCAGAAAG ATTCATAATCGTTATGAGGGGAAAGACACCTCCAAGCACAAGAGGAACCTGGTCATAGCTGGCGGGGTGACGTTATCCGTGATCGTGTCTCCGGTGGTTGCTGCCGTCACTGTTG GTATTGGAGTGCCCATCATGTTGGCGTACGTCTACGGTGTGGTGCCCATCTCTCTGTGCCGCAGCGGTGGTTGTGGTGTGTCTGCAGGGAATGGTAAAGGTGTGCGCATCGAGTTCGATGACGAGAACGACATGAACGTGGGCACTGGAGCTGCTGTGACTG ACACCACTTCGGTAGCAGAGACCAGGCATAACCCCAGTATCGGCGAGGGCAGTGTGGGGGGTCTGACGGGCAGCCTGAGTGCTAGCGGGAGCCACATGGAGCGTATTGGAGCAATGAGAGACAACCTGAGCGAGAACGCCAGCACTATGGCCCTCGCCGGGGCCAGCATCACTGGTAGCTTGTCAGGAAGTGCCATGGTCAACTGCTTTAACAG GTTGGAGGTTCAAGCTGATGTTCAAAAGGAGCGCTGCAGTCTGAGCGGGGAGTCTGGCACCGTCAGTCTGGGGACAATCAGTGACAACGCTAGCACCAAAGCCATGGCTGGGTCCATTCTCAACGCCTACCTGCCTCTGGACAG GGATGGGAACAGTATGGAGGTGCAGGTGGATGTGGAGTCCAAGCGAGGGAAGCTCAGGCACCACAGCGGCAGCAGCAGTATGGACGACGGCAGCAGCGGAGGACACGGGGCCAGCGTTTGCCCCTCTGAGTGTCCCCACGAGGGCAAGTGCGTTACCTGTCGCTGGGCCAAGGAGCCGTCATCcacttcctcctcttcctctggcAAGAAGAGCAAAGGCAAGCTGCGCAAAAAGAGCGGCGGAACCAAGATCAACGAGGCGCGTGAAGACATGGACGCCCAGCTGCTGGAGCGCCGCAGCACCAACTCCAGCGAGTTAGACTCACCCTCTCTGAGCGGCAGCCTGCCGTCTGTGGCCGACTCTCACTCCAGCCACTTCTCAGAGTTCAGCTGCTCCGACCTGGACGCCTGCAGACCGCCCTGCTACGAGTCTCACATCCGACATCCCAACACGGGCGGAGCGGTCAGCCCGCTTCCAGAGGTCGAGAACGACCGGCTGGAGAACTGTCCTGCTTCTGGGACCCTCCCTCAAGCAGCGGTCGCCCCTCTAACCCCTGACGGGGCGGCAGAGCGCCCGCTATGCTACATTGCAGAGGAGAATGTGAGTTTAATATGCGCGGCTGATACGGGCCAGAGCTCGTCTAAAGAACGCAATAACAACCTTCCTCAGCCGACTAGCCCTGTGCGTAACGCATGCGTTCAGACAGAGATCTAA